Proteins from a genomic interval of Synechococcus sp. A15-28:
- a CDS encoding BMC domain-containing protein, whose translation MATPTPTPRRRTTRSSAAANKTVDVKPVATPSASAATPAPTPAPTTTRRSASTTGRSAATRSGGGGSVAKPVVNPGSASSPVQGIALGMIETRGMVPAIEAADAMTKAAEVSLICREYVGGGYVTVMVRGETGAVNAAVRAGADACERVGDGLVAAHIIARPHQEVEPALIVSGATRRL comes from the coding sequence ATGGCCACCCCGACCCCCACACCCCGTCGTCGCACCACCCGCAGCAGTGCCGCTGCGAACAAGACCGTTGATGTGAAGCCCGTGGCCACCCCTTCTGCTTCCGCCGCGACTCCGGCCCCGACCCCTGCACCCACCACAACCCGTCGCAGCGCCAGCACCACCGGCAGGAGTGCAGCGACCAGATCTGGTGGTGGCGGCAGCGTCGCCAAGCCTGTGGTCAACCCAGGCTCAGCCTCCAGCCCGGTTCAGGGCATCGCCCTTGGCATGATCGAGACCCGCGGCATGGTGCCCGCGATCGAAGCGGCTGATGCCATGACCAAGGCTGCTGAGGTCAGCCTGATCTGCCGCGAATATGTCGGTGGTGGTTACGTCACCGTGATGGTTCGGGGTGAAACCGGTGCGGTCAACGCAGCGGTGCGTGCTGGCGCCGATGCCTGTGAGCGCGTTGGTGACGGTCTTGTTGCCGCTCACATCATTGCCCGTCCCCATCAGGAGGTGGAACCTGCCCTGATCGTCAGCGGTGCGACACGTCGGCTCTGA
- a CDS encoding BMC domain-containing protein, which translates to MANETMGIALGMIETRGLVPAIEAADAMTKAAEVRLIGREFVGGGYVTVLVRGETGAVNAAVRAGADACERVGDGLVAAHIIARPHREVEPALGNGNFLGQKD; encoded by the coding sequence ATGGCTAACGAAACCATGGGCATCGCCCTCGGCATGATTGAGACCCGCGGTCTGGTCCCCGCCATCGAGGCAGCTGATGCCATGACCAAGGCTGCCGAAGTGCGCCTAATCGGTCGTGAGTTCGTCGGCGGCGGCTACGTCACCGTTCTGGTTCGCGGCGAAACCGGCGCTGTCAACGCTGCTGTGCGCGCTGGCGCTGATGCTTGCGAGCGCGTGGGCGATGGCCTCGTGGCTGCTCACATCATTGCCCGCCCCCACCGCGAAGTGGAGCCTGCTCTGGGCAACGGCAACTTCCTCGGTCAGAAGGACTGA
- a CDS encoding carboxysome shell carbonic anhydrase, whose protein sequence is MVRSMPLRGGRPQAPTAPTRRQLQSLASAAESPAQPSEPAKLVQGAIGGGRVRSAGDQRQPGWVRRDKGATTSVPFNLSRSSLPLTHRQHPLTDAAANARLRDYEQEVKGRFDRIVPLLQRVSALQHEPDFLDQAQRLTRTELGFDLPQHILEKAWVRPLDMRALFAWCVFESHRLFSDRFFQDDPLNGAVGSAPAREFEHFLLDCGIHLLDITPCADGRLAHTVAYALRIPFSAVRRRSHAGAMFDVENTVNRWVKTEHRRHREGMPNPSTEPTRYLKVVTYHFSSLDPQHQGCAAHGSNDELAASAGHQRLLDFREAVENSFCCGASVDLLLIGLDTDTDAIRVHPPSRDSEMELDQWLCARELHAATESMTADQAMAQIAEAVESAAPGAMDPGMVTFLTRLIANNVSQIDYVQELHGAPYPDAGHAERFIGVGIGFKEVHLRNLTYFSHLDTVEVGAPDLDVGVKIFRGLNVSKDLPIPVVIRFDYTGSVPGARERAIADCHRVNQAIAERYGELVNQGLLHTCLTVRDRNQTVPAEVVGSTLAPQLQEAH, encoded by the coding sequence ATGGTCCGCTCCATGCCTCTTCGCGGCGGGCGACCTCAGGCCCCCACGGCACCGACCCGACGCCAGCTGCAGAGCTTGGCTTCTGCGGCTGAGTCTCCGGCTCAGCCCAGCGAGCCAGCCAAGCTGGTTCAAGGGGCCATCGGAGGTGGTCGGGTCCGGTCAGCAGGCGATCAGCGCCAACCGGGTTGGGTGCGTCGTGACAAGGGTGCAACCACCTCGGTTCCGTTCAATCTCAGCCGTAGTTCCCTGCCTCTCACCCACCGGCAGCATCCCCTCACTGATGCTGCTGCCAATGCCCGCCTCCGCGACTATGAGCAGGAGGTGAAGGGTCGGTTTGATCGCATCGTCCCTCTGCTGCAGCGGGTTTCAGCGCTCCAGCACGAGCCCGATTTTCTTGACCAGGCGCAGCGTCTCACCCGGACTGAACTGGGTTTCGACCTTCCTCAGCACATTCTTGAGAAGGCCTGGGTGCGCCCCCTCGACATGCGGGCGCTGTTCGCCTGGTGCGTGTTCGAAAGCCATCGGCTGTTCAGTGATCGTTTTTTCCAGGACGATCCGCTGAATGGTGCAGTCGGCAGTGCACCCGCCCGCGAGTTCGAGCATTTTTTGCTCGACTGTGGCATTCATCTTCTGGATATCACTCCCTGCGCTGATGGTCGCCTGGCCCACACGGTGGCCTATGCCTTGCGCATTCCCTTCAGTGCGGTCCGGCGTCGTTCCCATGCCGGCGCCATGTTCGATGTGGAGAACACCGTCAACCGATGGGTGAAGACCGAGCACCGTCGCCACCGGGAGGGGATGCCGAATCCCTCCACGGAGCCGACCCGCTATCTGAAGGTGGTGACTTACCACTTCAGTTCCCTTGATCCTCAGCATCAAGGTTGTGCGGCCCACGGCAGCAACGATGAACTTGCTGCTTCAGCTGGTCATCAGCGGCTGCTCGATTTCCGTGAAGCGGTGGAGAACAGCTTCTGCTGTGGCGCATCCGTCGATCTTCTGCTGATCGGCCTCGACACCGATACCGACGCGATTCGTGTGCATCCTCCATCTCGCGACAGTGAGATGGAGCTCGATCAGTGGCTCTGCGCACGGGAGCTCCATGCCGCCACCGAGTCAATGACGGCGGATCAGGCCATGGCGCAGATCGCGGAAGCAGTCGAATCCGCAGCCCCCGGTGCGATGGATCCCGGCATGGTCACCTTCCTCACCCGGTTGATCGCCAATAATGTCTCTCAGATCGACTACGTGCAGGAGCTGCACGGGGCTCCATACCCTGATGCCGGCCATGCCGAGCGTTTCATCGGTGTTGGGATCGGCTTCAAGGAGGTTCACCTCCGCAACCTCACCTACTTCTCACATCTGGACACCGTGGAAGTGGGTGCTCCGGATCTGGATGTGGGGGTCAAGATCTTCAGAGGTTTAAACGTGTCCAAGGATCTGCCGATCCCGGTGGTGATCCGCTTCGATTACACGGGCAGTGTTCCCGGCGCCCGCGAGCGGGCGATCGCCGATTGTCATCGGGTGAATCAGGCCATCGCCGAGCGCTACGGCGAACTGGTGAATCAGGGCCTGCTCCACACTTGCCTCACCGTTCGGGATCGCAACCAGACGGTCCCGGCCGAGGTGGTCGGTTCCACCCTCGCCCCTCAGCTTCAGGAGGCTCACTGA
- a CDS encoding NAD(P)H-quinone oxidoreductase subunit F — protein sequence MTQELSLPIQTAWLIPLYGFAGMLVSLPWASGFFRRDAHRPAAYLNILLTLLAFGHGSLILQHVYQSGPVDLAFPWLTVADLQLDISFSLSLTNLVALELITGLSLFSQVYSLGYMDKEWALARFFALLGFFEGAMSGVVLSDSLFQSYFLLEMLTLSTYLLVGFWYAQPLVVTAARDAFLTKRVGDVLLLMGVVALCSYSGAMGFNDLYAWAAQDALSPLAATLLGLGLIAGPTGKCAQFPMHLWLDEAMEGPNPASILRNSVVVTCGAIVLLKVMPILQLSPIAEGVLLVIGSISAIGGSLVAIAQVDIKRTQSYTTTAHLGLVFIAIALQIPVLALLLLFSHAVSKALLSMSIGGVIASTNCQDITELGGLGSRMPATTTAFIVGGAGLVGFLPLGGFLALAQSIELLSVRSIPFMGIFLLTNALTALGLVRVFRHVFLGNPLIKSRRSAEVNWQMALPMVALSVVVLLTPFLLVRLESLDGLLAFPLWAAGLVVGSGLIGLIAGALLPLSKAWSRSLNPWLRWFQDLLAYDFYTENFYRVTIVNVVARVSRLASWFDRTVVDGLLNGVARLSLQSAEGLKLSVSGQSQSYVLTVLVAIVLFLTTVSWFLT from the coding sequence TTGACCCAGGAGCTCTCGCTTCCCATCCAGACCGCCTGGTTGATTCCTCTTTATGGATTCGCCGGCATGCTGGTGTCGCTGCCCTGGGCATCAGGATTCTTCCGCAGGGATGCCCATCGCCCGGCGGCCTATCTCAACATTCTTCTGACCTTGCTGGCTTTCGGCCACGGCAGCCTCATCCTCCAGCATGTGTATCAGTCCGGTCCGGTGGACCTGGCCTTCCCCTGGCTCACCGTTGCTGATCTGCAGCTGGACATCAGTTTCAGCCTTTCCCTCACCAACCTGGTGGCCCTGGAACTGATCACGGGCCTCAGTCTGTTTTCTCAGGTTTATTCCCTCGGCTACATGGACAAGGAGTGGGCCCTGGCCCGCTTCTTTGCCCTGCTCGGCTTTTTTGAGGGAGCGATGAGCGGAGTGGTGCTGAGTGATTCCCTGTTCCAGAGCTATTTCCTCCTGGAGATGCTCACCCTCTCCACCTATTTGTTGGTGGGCTTCTGGTACGCCCAGCCCCTTGTGGTGACGGCGGCCAGGGATGCCTTCCTCACCAAGCGCGTCGGTGACGTGCTGCTGCTGATGGGTGTAGTGGCCCTCTGCAGTTATTCCGGCGCGATGGGGTTCAACGATCTCTACGCCTGGGCGGCGCAGGATGCGCTCTCTCCCCTGGCCGCGACGTTGCTGGGGCTCGGTCTGATCGCTGGACCCACGGGTAAGTGCGCCCAGTTCCCGATGCATCTCTGGCTGGATGAGGCGATGGAGGGTCCCAACCCTGCCTCCATCCTGCGGAACTCCGTTGTCGTCACCTGCGGGGCGATCGTTCTGCTCAAGGTGATGCCGATCCTTCAGCTCTCACCCATTGCCGAAGGTGTGTTGCTGGTGATCGGCAGCATCAGCGCCATCGGTGGATCGCTGGTGGCCATCGCACAGGTGGACATCAAGCGCACCCAGTCGTACACGACCACGGCCCATCTGGGTCTGGTGTTCATCGCCATCGCCCTGCAGATTCCGGTTCTGGCCCTGCTGCTGCTGTTCTCCCATGCCGTCTCAAAGGCATTGCTGTCGATGAGCATCGGTGGCGTTATCGCGTCCACCAACTGCCAGGACATCACAGAGCTGGGTGGTCTGGGCAGCCGGATGCCCGCCACCACCACGGCGTTCATCGTGGGTGGTGCCGGTCTGGTGGGGTTCCTCCCTTTAGGTGGATTTCTTGCCCTGGCTCAGTCGATCGAGTTGCTCAGCGTTCGCTCGATCCCCTTCATGGGGATCTTTCTGTTGACCAACGCTCTCACGGCCCTCGGTTTGGTTCGGGTGTTCCGTCATGTGTTCCTGGGCAATCCGCTGATCAAGTCGCGCCGGTCGGCTGAGGTGAACTGGCAGATGGCGTTGCCGATGGTGGCCCTCTCTGTGGTGGTGCTGCTGACGCCATTCCTGCTGGTCCGCCTCGAATCCCTCGACGGTCTTCTGGCGTTTCCGCTCTGGGCTGCAGGTCTTGTGGTGGGCAGCGGTCTGATCGGGCTGATCGCTGGTGCCCTGCTGCCGTTGAGCAAGGCCTGGTCCCGTTCGCTCAACCCTTGGCTGCGCTGGTTCCAGGACCTGCTGGCCTACGACTTCTACACAGAGAATTTCTACCGAGTCACCATCGTCAATGTGGTGGCCCGTGTATCGCGCCTGGCCTCGTGGTTTGACCGCACCGTCGTTGACGGCTTGCTCAATGGTGTGGCCCGATTGTCGCTGCAGAGCGCCGAGGGCTTGAAGCTGAGTGTCAGCGGCCAGAGCCAGTCCTATGTGCTCACAGTGCTGGTGGCCATTGTTCTCTTTCTCACCACGGTGAGCTGGTTCCTTACCTGA
- a CDS encoding carboxysome peptide B, with amino-acid sequence MEIMQVMGTLVCSFRVAGLDHMHLRILRNAKGKKLVAVDPVGAREGNWVFTASGSAARHACPDNKVLTDLTIGGIIDHWNPDG; translated from the coding sequence ATGGAGATCATGCAGGTGATGGGCACCCTGGTGTGCAGCTTCCGCGTCGCGGGGCTGGATCACATGCACCTGCGCATCCTCCGCAACGCCAAGGGCAAGAAGCTGGTGGCCGTGGACCCCGTGGGTGCCCGTGAGGGCAACTGGGTGTTCACCGCCAGCGGCTCCGCCGCACGGCATGCCTGCCCGGACAACAAGGTCCTCACCGATCTGACCATCGGCGGGATCATCGATCACTGGAATCCGGACGGATAG
- a CDS encoding form I ribulose bisphosphate carboxylase large subunit, which translates to MSKKYDAGVKEYRDTYWTPDYVPLDTDLLACFKCTGQEGVPKEEVAAAVAAESSTGTWSTVWSELLTDLDFYKGRCYRIEDVPGDKESFYAFIAYPLDLFEEGSITNVLTSLVGNVFGFKALRHLRLEDIRFPMAFIKSCYGPPNGIQVERDRMNKYGRPLLGCTIKPKLGLSGKNYGRVVYECLRGGLDFTKDDENINSQPFQRWQNRFEFVAEAIKLSEQETGERKGHYLNVTANTPEEMYERAEFAKELGMPIIMHDFITGGFTANTGLSKWCRKNGMLLHIHRAMHAVIDRHPKHGIHFRVLAKCLRLSGGDQLHTGTVVGKLEGDRQTTLGYIDQLRESFVPEDRSRGNFFDQDWGSMPGVFAVASGGIHVWHMPALVAIFGDDSVLQFGGGTHGHPWGSAAGAAANRVALEACVKARNAGREIEKESRDILMEAGKHSPELAIALETWKEIKFEFDTVDKLDVQN; encoded by the coding sequence ATGAGCAAGAAGTACGACGCTGGGGTCAAGGAGTACAGGGACACTTACTGGACTCCTGATTACGTTCCCCTCGACACCGACCTGCTGGCCTGCTTCAAGTGCACCGGCCAGGAAGGTGTGCCCAAGGAAGAAGTAGCCGCTGCTGTGGCTGCTGAATCCTCCACCGGCACCTGGTCCACTGTGTGGTCCGAGCTCCTCACCGACCTCGACTTCTACAAGGGCCGTTGCTACCGCATCGAGGACGTCCCTGGTGACAAGGAGTCCTTCTACGCCTTCATCGCTTACCCCCTCGACCTATTCGAAGAAGGTTCCATCACCAACGTTCTGACCTCCCTGGTCGGCAACGTGTTCGGTTTCAAGGCCCTGCGCCACCTCCGTCTGGAAGACATCCGCTTCCCGATGGCCTTCATTAAGAGCTGCTACGGCCCGCCAAACGGCATCCAGGTCGAGCGCGACCGGATGAACAAGTACGGCCGTCCCCTGCTGGGTTGCACCATCAAGCCGAAGCTCGGCCTGAGCGGTAAGAACTACGGCCGTGTGGTCTATGAGTGCCTGCGCGGCGGTCTGGACTTCACCAAGGACGACGAGAACATCAACTCTCAGCCCTTCCAGCGTTGGCAGAACCGCTTCGAATTCGTTGCGGAAGCCATCAAGCTGTCCGAGCAGGAGACCGGCGAGCGCAAGGGTCACTACCTCAACGTGACCGCCAACACTCCCGAGGAGATGTACGAGCGCGCTGAGTTCGCCAAGGAACTCGGCATGCCAATCATCATGCACGACTTCATCACCGGTGGCTTCACGGCCAACACCGGTCTGTCGAAGTGGTGCCGTAAGAACGGCATGTTGCTGCACATCCACCGCGCCATGCACGCGGTGATCGACCGTCACCCCAAGCACGGCATCCACTTCCGCGTTCTCGCCAAGTGTCTGCGTCTGTCCGGTGGTGACCAGCTCCACACCGGCACCGTGGTCGGCAAGCTGGAAGGTGATCGTCAGACCACCCTCGGCTACATCGACCAGCTGCGCGAATCCTTCGTGCCCGAAGACCGCAGCCGCGGCAACTTCTTCGATCAGGACTGGGGTTCCATGCCTGGCGTGTTCGCCGTTGCTTCCGGCGGTATCCACGTGTGGCACATGCCCGCGCTGGTCGCCATCTTCGGTGACGACTCCGTGCTGCAGTTCGGTGGTGGTACCCACGGTCACCCCTGGGGTTCCGCTGCAGGTGCTGCTGCCAACCGTGTGGCCCTCGAGGCCTGCGTCAAGGCACGCAATGCCGGTCGCGAGATCGAGAAGGAAAGCCGGGACATCCTCATGGAAGCCGGTAAGCACAGCCCTGAGCTGGCCATCGCCCTCGAGACCTGGAAGGAGATCAAGTTCGAGTTCGACACCGTCGACAAGCTCGACGTTCAGAACTGA
- a CDS encoding CsoS2 family carboxysome shell protein, whose protein sequence is MARLSSRELALERRKALTTSGKKSSVAEGDGANRVRTAADARPTRTDAAAAVEPIAPVAAAPVKPAVSFTPASPSRSSQVKPQRHPSRDLVLARREALSRRGKTADTSRDRSRSDVARQAQAAAPAAAPVEEKKSCGCGGSRAAEKVQLSAATASLRPRSERRSATPKRRAIENPSRALVLARREAMAKHGKTAGKHPTSAAAVARQANPDLTSRELAQQVRELRAKAGARNKQSAGVTRPTGPNRHGAKQAAAADAHWKVGESTTTSGQTVTGTQANRSVKTTGNEASICRSITGTEYLGAEVFQTFCQQAPEPTTPAKVRVTATSHGNRVTGNEVGRSEKVTGDEPGTCKSVTGTEYISANQSAAYCGGGNVSPRKVGLSLTEQGRPVSGVMVGRSSSVTGDEAGANRSLTGDQYLGSDPLPDGRPAAKVGLSGTLSGTGVTGTMVGRSSQVTGDEFGSCHRVTGNQYISAEQVNAFCGSKPEPEAAKVGFSITNRNQVVSGTRTGRSERVTGDEPGSCQAVTGTPYAGLEQAGQHCGTPAVQAIRERTPVRRGTPSAAMTGIQPGVGGVMTGDQKGSCEAVTGTPYVGADQLATACGADAPAGTDANGQSPEGAAWTRFSVMSPARAAQQQRDGQGAVTGTSYEEGNRITGPFDMAGGKVTGTEQFRFDNREFQRRQFQPTVAVVSEPAEKPASRVTGEGSSTKITGDDWDRGEHVTGTEGASARRRNPTRPGPMSAMAPHERKRNEENEWPVSRVTGSSGNTEKGSLITVSGGARG, encoded by the coding sequence ATGGCAAGACTTTCCAGTCGCGAACTCGCACTCGAGCGCCGCAAGGCGCTGACCACCTCCGGTAAGAAGTCCTCCGTGGCTGAGGGAGATGGTGCCAACCGTGTGCGCACTGCCGCCGACGCACGTCCCACCCGCACCGATGCAGCTGCCGCTGTTGAGCCCATTGCTCCAGTTGCTGCTGCTCCCGTGAAGCCTGCGGTGTCGTTCACCCCGGCTTCTCCCTCCCGCAGTTCCCAGGTCAAGCCCCAGCGTCATCCCAGCCGGGACCTTGTGCTGGCCCGCCGTGAGGCCCTGTCCCGCCGCGGCAAGACCGCCGATACCAGCCGCGACCGCAGCCGCTCCGATGTTGCCCGCCAGGCCCAGGCGGCTGCTCCCGCTGCAGCCCCCGTTGAAGAGAAAAAATCCTGTGGTTGTGGCGGCAGCCGTGCTGCCGAGAAGGTTCAGCTGAGTGCTGCCACCGCATCCTTGAGGCCCCGTTCCGAGCGTCGTTCGGCGACTCCCAAGCGCCGCGCCATTGAGAACCCCAGCCGCGCGCTGGTGCTGGCCCGTCGCGAGGCCATGGCGAAGCACGGCAAGACCGCCGGCAAGCACCCCACCAGTGCAGCTGCGGTGGCCCGTCAGGCCAACCCTGATCTCACCAGCCGTGAGCTGGCCCAGCAGGTGCGTGAGCTCCGGGCGAAAGCCGGTGCCCGCAACAAGCAGAGCGCCGGTGTGACCCGTCCCACGGGCCCAAATCGCCACGGTGCCAAGCAGGCCGCTGCTGCCGATGCCCATTGGAAAGTTGGTGAAAGCACCACCACCTCCGGCCAGACCGTGACGGGCACTCAGGCCAACCGTTCGGTGAAGACCACCGGCAATGAAGCCAGCATCTGCCGCTCGATCACCGGCACCGAATATCTGGGCGCCGAAGTGTTCCAGACCTTCTGCCAGCAGGCTCCTGAGCCCACCACCCCCGCCAAGGTTCGCGTCACGGCCACCAGCCACGGCAACCGGGTCACCGGCAATGAGGTTGGTCGCTCAGAAAAGGTCACCGGCGATGAACCGGGCACCTGCAAGAGCGTGACGGGCACCGAATACATCTCGGCCAATCAGTCCGCTGCCTATTGCGGTGGTGGCAATGTCTCCCCCCGCAAGGTGGGCCTCAGCCTCACTGAACAGGGACGTCCCGTCAGTGGTGTGATGGTGGGCCGCTCGTCCAGCGTCACCGGCGACGAAGCCGGCGCCAACCGCAGCCTCACCGGCGATCAGTACCTCGGTTCCGATCCCCTGCCTGATGGTCGTCCCGCCGCCAAGGTGGGTCTGTCCGGAACCCTGTCCGGTACCGGTGTCACCGGCACCATGGTGGGCCGCTCCTCCCAGGTCACCGGCGATGAGTTCGGTTCCTGCCATCGCGTCACCGGTAATCAATACATCAGTGCCGAGCAGGTCAATGCCTTCTGCGGCAGCAAGCCTGAGCCCGAAGCCGCCAAGGTCGGCTTCAGCATCACCAACCGCAACCAGGTGGTGAGTGGCACCCGCACCGGTCGCTCGGAACGGGTCACTGGCGATGAGCCCGGCAGCTGTCAGGCGGTGACCGGTACTCCCTACGCCGGTCTTGAGCAAGCGGGTCAGCACTGCGGCACCCCTGCTGTCCAGGCCATCCGTGAGCGTACCCCCGTTCGTCGCGGCACCCCTTCCGCTGCGATGACTGGCATTCAGCCCGGCGTCGGTGGTGTGATGACGGGTGATCAAAAGGGTTCCTGTGAAGCCGTCACGGGTACGCCCTACGTTGGTGCCGACCAGCTGGCAACAGCCTGCGGTGCTGATGCACCTGCTGGCACCGATGCCAATGGTCAATCTCCGGAAGGAGCTGCCTGGACCCGGTTCAGCGTGATGTCTCCCGCCCGTGCCGCCCAGCAGCAGCGGGATGGTCAGGGTGCTGTGACGGGGACCTCCTATGAGGAGGGCAACCGCATCACCGGCCCTTTTGACATGGCCGGTGGCAAAGTTACCGGCACAGAGCAGTTCCGTTTCGACAACCGCGAGTTTCAGCGCCGTCAGTTCCAGCCCACCGTGGCCGTGGTGAGCGAACCGGCCGAAAAGCCTGCCTCCCGTGTGACCGGTGAGGGCTCCTCCACCAAGATCACCGGTGATGACTGGGATCGTGGCGAGCACGTCACCGGTACTGAAGGGGCTTCCGCACGTCGTCGCAACCCCACCCGTCCCGGTCCGATGAGTGCCATGGCTCCTCATGAGCGCAAGCGCAATGAAGAGAACGAGTGGCCCGTCAGCCGCGTGACCGGTTCCAGCGGCAACACCGAGAAGGGTTCCCTGATCACCGTCTCCGGCGGCGCACGGGGCTGA
- a CDS encoding BMC domain-containing protein has protein sequence MTRFASFEARERRRGGSALVTGTEVKPPQGGASCVVTTDSESPRLQRQNSQVQSIELRTHVFIDSLQPQLAAYMGSVSQGFLPIPGDACLWMEVSPGMAVHRVTDIALKASDVRLGQMVVERAFGSMALYHRDQSTVLHSGDVVLEAIGSTVEQRSPADVSWTEVIRAITPDHAVLINRQNRRGSMIEAGMSMFILETEPAGYVLIAANEAEKASNITLVDVKAVGAFGRLTLAGREGDVEEAAAAAMRAIETVNRRSTLR, from the coding sequence ATGACCCGTTTCGCCAGCTTCGAGGCCCGGGAGCGGCGGCGCGGTGGAAGCGCTCTCGTGACCGGCACTGAGGTGAAACCTCCCCAGGGAGGTGCGAGTTGTGTTGTGACCACGGATTCCGAATCCCCCAGGCTGCAGCGCCAGAACAGCCAAGTGCAGTCGATTGAGCTGCGCACCCATGTGTTCATCGACTCGCTGCAGCCTCAACTGGCGGCCTACATGGGCTCAGTGAGCCAGGGATTCCTGCCCATTCCAGGGGACGCCTGTCTATGGATGGAAGTGTCCCCGGGCATGGCTGTTCATCGCGTCACGGACATCGCCCTCAAGGCGAGTGATGTGCGCCTCGGCCAGATGGTGGTGGAGCGTGCCTTCGGATCGATGGCGCTTTATCACCGCGACCAGAGCACGGTGCTCCACTCCGGAGATGTGGTGCTGGAAGCCATCGGCAGCACGGTCGAGCAGCGTTCTCCGGCGGACGTGAGCTGGACGGAGGTGATCCGGGCGATCACACCGGATCATGCGGTGTTGATCAACCGCCAGAACCGCCGTGGCTCGATGATCGAGGCCGGCATGAGCATGTTCATCCTCGAAACCGAGCCCGCCGGCTATGTGTTGATTGCGGCGAATGAAGCGGAAAAAGCCTCCAACATCACCTTGGTGGACGTGAAAGCCGTCGGCGCCTTCGGCCGTCTCACCCTGGCCGGTCGTGAAGGTGATGTGGAGGAGGCTGCTGCGGCGGCCATGCGGGCCATCGAGACCGTCAACCGACGCTCCACGCTGCGCTGA
- a CDS encoding carboxysome peptide A, whose translation MLIVKVIKPLVSTNRIPDFEHKHLQVVQDGSAKKVAVDAVGAKPGDWVICVSSSAAREAAGSKSYPSDLTIVGIIDHWEPDPPKTPAPAPAPTPAPTANPTGGASA comes from the coding sequence ATGCTCATCGTCAAGGTCATCAAGCCGCTCGTCTCCACCAACCGCATTCCGGATTTCGAGCACAAGCATCTTCAGGTGGTGCAGGACGGCAGCGCCAAGAAGGTGGCTGTCGATGCCGTGGGTGCCAAGCCCGGCGACTGGGTGATCTGCGTCAGCAGTTCCGCCGCCCGCGAAGCGGCCGGAAGCAAGTCGTACCCCAGCGACCTCACCATCGTGGGGATCATCGACCACTGGGAACCGGACCCACCGAAAACACCGGCTCCAGCGCCGGCTCCAACCCCTGCTCCAACGGCAAATCCCACCGGAGGAGCGAGCGCCTGA
- a CDS encoding non-canonical purine NTP pyrophosphatase, whose translation MRRLIIATGNPIKVAEIEAMLGPLPVEVRRQPDDLDVDETGATYLENASLKASAAATRTNHWALADDSGLEVDALQGAPGLFSARYASGNDAKIQRLLDALQGSPYRSACFRSTMVISAPSGTCVASAEGVCWGELLTQPAYAGGGFESLLWVREARCTYGELNPAQLTRLGSRGKAARALAPDLRRLLNLN comes from the coding sequence TTGCGACGTCTGATCATCGCCACTGGCAATCCCATCAAGGTTGCCGAAATCGAAGCCATGCTCGGACCGTTGCCCGTTGAGGTTCGGCGTCAACCCGACGATCTCGACGTTGACGAGACAGGGGCGACTTACCTGGAGAATGCCTCCCTCAAGGCATCTGCTGCGGCGACACGGACCAATCACTGGGCCCTTGCCGATGACTCCGGCCTTGAGGTCGATGCACTTCAGGGTGCCCCGGGGTTGTTTTCCGCTCGCTATGCCAGCGGCAACGACGCCAAAATCCAGCGTCTCCTCGACGCACTCCAGGGCTCTCCCTATCGCAGTGCCTGTTTCCGCAGCACGATGGTGATCAGCGCCCCTTCCGGCACCTGCGTGGCGTCAGCCGAAGGCGTTTGTTGGGGTGAACTGCTCACACAACCCGCCTATGCGGGAGGGGGGTTCGAATCCCTGCTGTGGGTGCGTGAAGCCCGCTGCACCTATGGCGAACTCAATCCAGCGCAACTCACCCGTCTCGGCAGCCGCGGCAAAGCTGCTCGCGCCCTGGCCCCTGATCTAAGACGTCTGCTGAACCTGAACTGA
- a CDS encoding ribulose bisphosphate carboxylase small subunit gives MPFQSTVGDYQTVATLETFGFLPPMTQDEIYDQIAYIIAQGWSPLVEHVHPSNSMATYWSYWKLPFFGEKDLNVVVSELEACHRAYPDHHVRIVGYDAYTQSQGSCFVVFEGR, from the coding sequence ATGCCTTTCCAGAGCACCGTGGGTGACTATCAAACAGTCGCCACCCTGGAGACCTTCGGCTTTCTTCCGCCGATGACCCAGGACGAGATCTACGACCAGATCGCGTACATCATTGCCCAGGGTTGGAGCCCGCTCGTTGAGCACGTCCACCCCAGCAATTCCATGGCCACTTATTGGTCTTATTGGAAACTCCCCTTCTTCGGTGAGAAGGACCTCAACGTTGTTGTGAGTGAGCTCGAGGCCTGCCATCGCGCTTACCCCGACCACCACGTGCGCATCGTCGGTTACGACGCTTACACCCAGAGCCAGGGTTCCTGCTTCGTGGTTTTCGAAGGACGCTGA